The sequence CCATGAAAATTGTAAAATATGTAGGATCCATTGAAAGTGCTTTCGATTCAATGTCTTTGTCTTGTGTTTGGGCAAGTTTTACTTCCAGGTAATCAACATCTGTTAGTCTGAATATTCCGTCGAGGCCATACGCAACATTGTAATTCCCATCAAAATCAATTCGAGAAGTTACCATCCCCCCAACGTACGAATTTTCGTTTATAACCTGTTTCCGAAGGCGTGCTACACCAAAGTTTTCAGCAGCATAACCGTTATATGATTTGGTGTTCATATTTAAAAATCCCACGTCCCATTTTCCTGCCCGGCCAACAAGTCGCGCACCTCCAAGTATGTCTACAACATCTCCATCGGGCGATATCCCAATTTTTCTACTGTAAAAAAGGTTTTGACGGCCTCCCAAATCGAAGCTGAAAATACTGGCGCGTTCCTGGAAAAACAACCTTTTCTCGGGGAAGAAAAGCGAGTAACGAGTAAGGTTTACAACTTCATTATCTGCCTCCACCTGTGCAAAGTCGGTATTTACAGTAAGGTCCAGGGTCATGTTTCCGTTGATGTTGTATTTAACATCGAGGCCACCGGTAAATTCCGGATCATCGGAGCTCACATATTCGTCTTCTGTTTCATTTAGCTCGTAATTTTTTGATGTCCCCCCGAGAACGTAAGGTGAAATGTAAACCGGATTACGTTCTTGTATTCCGTCGAAAACAATGGTTTGACTAAATGAAGGACGGAGGTTGGCTCCACGTCCATATTTATTGTCGATTGCCGGGTAAGTGTAAGTTTCGTTATGGTGACTTATGCTACGGTTAATAATTAATCCCATTTTTGTAATGTCGTTCACACTTTGAAAACGTAAGCTAGAGAAAGGTATTCGTATTTCAACATGCCAGGCATTATCGGTGATTACCGTTTTTACATCCCAGTACGAATTCCAGGTGTAATTTCTGCTTCCGCCCGGTCCTCCGCCTTGTCCGTCGTTTGAAACGGCATAATCAATTTTTAGTCCCGAAGGCATGGTAAAAAAGGCCAGGCCGTTTTCATTGTCGTTGTACGAGTCGATCAATAATCCAAAAGAATCAGAATTTCCTGATCTTTCGTCCCGCTTTTTACTGGTCGATACAACATCGTTTATGTCGTTGTAATAGAGAATTGCTCCAATCCATAAATAATTGTCGTCAAAAGTGATGTATACTTCACTGTTTTCTGTTGTTGGATTGTTGTATACCGGATAATGCATTGTCATTGGGAAATCCTGGCTGATTTTCCATTCCGGTTCTGTTATTTGTCCATCGAAATTAATTTCGCCGGTAAGCGGTTTTATTACTACCTCGTCTTGTGCGGTCAGGCTCATTCCTGTAAACAAAAAAGACAGGAGACAAAGAGCATGAAATGTCTTAATCGTCATATTATTAACAGTTTAATAGAACAGTAAACATTTGGTACTCAGAAAATGAATGGTTGTGAATGTTATAAATCGGTAAAAACTAACATTTACTTTTTCCTTCTGAGATACTGAATTAGCTTGATACGTTTTAAATGTTTACTGTTTAGTTAGCTACAAAATTTTTGTTTTTTAGTCGTTTATTTTTTTTACACTACTTATCTGACCTTTTAATGTTTAAATAGTTTAAAAACTACTAATTATAAAACAACTATTTTTTAGTACAAAAAAAAAGGAAGCAACATTGCTTCCTTTCTATATCAAGTTATGGTAATTGCTTATTGTAACTGTACCAAAACAACCGATTTTGATGGAAGCTCAACAGTTAATTTTCCGTTTGTTGGTTTAGCTACATCAAACTCTTGCAAGGTTACTGTTTCCTGCATGCCAAAATCATTGTAGTTATTCATTTTGTCAGAGGTGATAATTTGCCCGCTTGCCGATGCAAAGTCATCGCCGGTTACATTAATTTCAATTGATTCACTTTCATTTGGATTCAGGTTACATAGCGTAATTGAAACTACACCGTCTTTAATTGAAGCCGATGAATGAACAGTTGGTACTGATTTCCCGTCGAGTTCATACTTATCGGTTTTCAGATTAGAAGGAAGAAGTGTTGCATCCTGGTGAACACTGTACATTTTAAAAACGTAGTAGGTTGGAGTTAATACCATTTCGTCTTCTTTGGTAAGGATAACCGATTGCAAAACGTTAACGGTTTGTGCAATGTTACTCATTTTAACACGGTCGGCGTTGTTATTGAAAATATTCAGGTTGATACCGGCTACCAATGCATCGCGCAACGTATTTTGCTGGTACAGAAATCCAGGATTCGTACCTTCTTCAACATTAAACCAGTTTCCCCATTCATCAACGATTAAACCAACTCGTTTATTAGGGTCATATTTGTCCATAATCGTTGAATGGCGGTCAACAAGTGTTTCCATATTCAGTGTATTATTTAATACTGAAATCCATTCTTTTTCGCCAAAATCGGTAGCATGTCCTTTATCTTCCCAGGCAGTGGTGAAAGTATAGGCATGCAACGAAACTCCCTGAACCAGGTGAGGGTGACGCATGGTCTTTTGCATTACTACTTCCATCCAGTTATAATCAGCGATATTCGGTCCTCCTGCAATTTTATATTCGGCTCCACCACAATAGCTGGCAAAACGATTGTATAAATCGGAATAATATTCCGGGGTCATGTTTCCTCCACATCCCCAGTTTTCGTTACCAATTCCCCAGTATTTTACATCCCAGGGCTCTTCGCGCCCGTTCTTTTTACGCAGGTCGGTCATTGGGCTAACGTTCGACGATGTTACGTATTCTACCCATTCTGAAGCTTCCTGAACGGTTCCCGATCCAACGTTAATATTGATGTATGGTTCAGCACCAATGATGTCGCAAAAATCGAGGAATTCGTGTGTTCCAAAGCTGTTGTCTTCTGTAACTCCACCCCAGTGAATATTTACCATTGAGGGGCGATCTTCTTTCGGACCAATTCCGTCTTTCCAGTGGTAAGTGTCTCCAAAGCAACCTCCTGGCCAGCGAAGTACCGGAATCTCCATTTCCTGAAGAGCAACAATTACGTCGTCGCGGAAACCACGGGTATTAGAGATATCGGAATTTTCTCCAACATAAATACCGCCATAAATACAGCGACCAAGGTGTTCGGCAAAGTGCCCGTAAATTTCTTTGTTGATTTTTGTTTCTGCCTGATCGGTGTGCAGCGTAAGTGTGCTTTGTGCAAATGAAACCGAAACTGCAAGAATAAGAAAAGCAGATAAAGTGATTTTAATTTTTGACATTTTTCAGATATTTATTGATTGTTTAATAATTATTTTTTGTTCATAAAGGTTAGCCTCGGACCGAAAAAACAGAAAGTACTAAATTAGCTTTTCCGGGTGAAGTTTCCCAATCTTAAAGAGTGCTTTGTCGGCGACAAGATTAATGCTTGTAATTTTCATATAGCTTGCAAAGTGAAGCATATTTCCAGTATTTGAAATAGTTGATCATTGAATGTTTCGATGCAAATTTACTTTACAATTTTTCCTTTCAGTAGAGTAAATGAGTGAGGCGGAAATTGGTAAGTAAACTGCTGTGCTTTTGTTACTTTAATAGCAGCCTTTTCTTCGGTTTCTACGTTTGTTTTATCAAAATCGTTTTCGGCCTTAATATCAGATCCGTTTACTTCGTACACTTCAAAATTACCGTCGAATAAACCTTCCTGTGATATTATGTCTGTTGCCATGGTTTTTTCCAAATGACGGTTAACAACTCCAATTACCACTTCGCCATTTTGGTAGGCTGCCGAAACATCGAGATAAGGAACATCGTTTTGTTGCGTTGCTTGTTCAGCTAGTCCCAGGAAAAACTCATCAGTATCATAGGTTTCGCAATCCACATAAACATCCAATGCAGTGCCAAACATATTATTGGCAAAAAGCTGCAACGGGTAGTAGATGGTTTGTTTGAACATCCCATCTTTTTCGGCAAAAATAGGTGCGATAACATTTACCAACTGGGCCATGTTTGCCATTTTAACGATGTCGGCATTTCGGATAAAAGCGTTAAGGAATCCAGCGATAACCAACGCATCTTCCAGGTTATATCTTTCTTCCAGTGCACGTTCGCCAGACATGGTTTCACTTTGTCGCCAGCGGTACCAAATGTTGTATTCGTCCCAGGCAATGTAAATCGGATCGCGATCGCCACGGTTGGCTTTTTCCATCTCGCGTTGAATCATTCCTTTTACAACCTGCGTGCGTTCTTCCAAAACAAGGGGTGAAGAAACAAAATTATAATAGTTGTCCTGGTGATTACCAACATACATGTGCAGTGCGATATAATCAACTACGTCTCTTAATTCGGCCAAAACAGTTGCATTCCATTCGTGCGGATCGTTATTGGGTCTGAAATTGGATGCACCGGCAGCAATCAGTTGAATGTTGGGATCGGTTAATCGCATTAACTTGGCAGCTTCGCGGGCTTTTTTGCTGTAATCTTCAGCATTTAGATGACCCATTTGCCAGAAGCCGTCCATTTCGTTGCCAAGACTCCAGTATTTTATGTTATGAGGTTCAGGATAGCCATGTTTTTTACGCAGTTCAGCATAATAAGGTCCTTCTTTAACATTGCAGTATTCTACCCATTCCTGCGCTTCTTTAATGGTTCCGGTTCCCATGTTTACGGCAAAATAGGGTTCGGTTCCCAATTGGCGCGCATAGTCTACAAATTCATTCGTGCCAAACTGGTTGGTTTCCAAACGTGCCCAGGCCAGTTCCATTCGCGGCGGACGATTTTCTTTCGGGCCAACGCCGTCTTTCCAGTGGTAGTTTGATACAAAGTTTCCTCCCGGATAGCGGGTTAATGGAATGTTCAGCCCTTTGGCGGCTTCCAGAACATCGGTACGAATTCCGTTTTCATCGGAAAGAGGCGAATCCGGATCGTAAATTCCGCCGTATACACAGCGACCAAGGTGCTCAACAAAATTTCCGTAAATATTTTCGTTGATAGCTCCAATCTGGCGATCGATATCAATTTTTATTCGTGCATTTTCCTGAGCTGATACATTTCCCGAGAATAATGCTGCTATAATCATTAGGTATAAGTTTATAAGTTTTAATTGGTTGGTCATAAGTTAGCATATTATTTCGTTTCTAATACTATAGGCCAGTCATCATTATCCCATTTAATTTTCCGAATCATCAGTTTCTGTCTCCCGTTGTCATGCTTATCGTAACCATGACAAACCAAATAATCAGTTCCATCAAAAGTATAAGCTGCGTTGTGCCCGATTCCGTACCAGTCATCATCGCCTTTTAGCACAAGCGAGCCACCTCCGCTATTCATCGATTTTCCTTCTTTATCAAGATATGGTCCCTGAATTGTTTTTGCCCGGCCTACCATAATTTTATAGGTGCTTTCAGCTCCGCGGCAACAATAATCGAACGATACAAAGAGGTAATAATAACCGTTCTTTTTGAAGATGAAAGGTGCTTCTATTGCGGCATCACCGGCATCTCTTACATCAATATCAAGGCTTCTTTGTCGTTTTGCAATGGTGTACCATTCTTCGGGTTGAGCAAGAGTCTTCAGATCATCATTGAGCTTTACCAGCTTTAATCCGTTCCAGAACGAACCAAATGCCATCCATGGTTGTCCGTTATCATCAAATGCAATGGCCGGATCGATAGCGTTCCATTCGTCTCTTCCGGGTATGGATTGAATAACTTTGCCATGATCTGTCCATTTAAAATCAGGATCAGAAGGATCAAGTGTTTTATTGGTTGCTACACCAATACAAGAAGTGTTCTTCCCAAAGGCAGATGCTGAATAATATAAATAATACTCTCCATTATGGTATACAACGTCGGGAGCCCACAGGTGGCCAGCGAAATCGTCCAACGATTCAGAAATCCAATGTGGAGTTTCCTGAAAAACACGACCATCTCTGGTCCAGTTCTTCATGTCCGGAGAAGACCAGGAAGTTATACCCAACCCGGTGCAAAAAAGATAGTATTTATCGTTTTCTTGTGCTATTACAGGATCGTGCACAAAGATTTGTGAAAACACGTTTCCTGTTAAAAGGAGGAGAGCAATGAATATAATAATTTTGTGCTTCATTTCGATTTGTTTATTGAATTCCTTCAGATGTCATAATTACCCGTTTCATGGTTCCATCCGGGTTATAATGCAATTCATCGATGCAAACTGATCGGCGAAAACTTCCTCCGTTTGGTTGAATTCCACCGGTGTGATATATGAAATACCACTGATTATTAAATTCGATGATGGCCTGATGATTGGTATTTGAATTTCCTGCAAGTTCATTTAGAATGCCTTTGTACTCCCATGGGCCGGTAATTGATTTACTCATGGCATAAGCTATTTTTTCAGGAAATTGATAGGCATATGACAAATAATACCAGTCACCACGTTTATGAATCCATGGAGCTTCGGTAAAATTGGGCAGGTCCACGG comes from uncultured Draconibacterium sp. and encodes:
- a CDS encoding alpha-L-arabinofuranosidase C-terminal domain-containing protein codes for the protein MSKIKITLSAFLILAVSVSFAQSTLTLHTDQAETKINKEIYGHFAEHLGRCIYGGIYVGENSDISNTRGFRDDVIVALQEMEIPVLRWPGGCFGDTYHWKDGIGPKEDRPSMVNIHWGGVTEDNSFGTHEFLDFCDIIGAEPYININVGSGTVQEASEWVEYVTSSNVSPMTDLRKKNGREEPWDVKYWGIGNENWGCGGNMTPEYYSDLYNRFASYCGGAEYKIAGGPNIADYNWMEVVMQKTMRHPHLVQGVSLHAYTFTTAWEDKGHATDFGEKEWISVLNNTLNMETLVDRHSTIMDKYDPNKRVGLIVDEWGNWFNVEEGTNPGFLYQQNTLRDALVAGINLNIFNNNADRVKMSNIAQTVNVLQSVILTKEDEMVLTPTYYVFKMYSVHQDATLLPSNLKTDKYELDGKSVPTVHSSASIKDGVVSITLCNLNPNESESIEINVTGDDFASASGQIITSDKMNNYNDFGMQETVTLQEFDVAKPTNGKLTVELPSKSVVLVQLQ
- a CDS encoding DUF5916 domain-containing protein, giving the protein MTIKTFHALCLLSFLFTGMSLTAQDEVVIKPLTGEINFDGQITEPEWKISQDFPMTMHYPVYNNPTTENSEVYITFDDNYLWIGAILYYNDINDVVSTSKKRDERSGNSDSFGLLIDSYNDNENGLAFFTMPSGLKIDYAVSNDGQGGGPGGSRNYTWNSYWDVKTVITDNAWHVEIRIPFSSLRFQSVNDITKMGLIINRSISHHNETYTYPAIDNKYGRGANLRPSFSQTIVFDGIQERNPVYISPYVLGGTSKNYELNETEDEYVSSDDPEFTGGLDVKYNINGNMTLDLTVNTDFAQVEADNEVVNLTRYSLFFPEKRLFFQERASIFSFDLGGRQNLFYSRKIGISPDGDVVDILGGARLVGRAGKWDVGFLNMNTKSYNGYAAENFGVARLRKQVINENSYVGGMVTSRIDFDGNYNVAYGLDGIFRLTDVDYLEVKLAQTQDKDIESKALSMDPTYFTIFMERRSEEGFTYDAKYSYWGKDFNPETGFMMLNNIQRFKTTLGYGWFPNENSSIYDISAGVDFDLVSRLENGGTESMQVSPEFRMNFKNGFGFFTSLAYNKEGILEDFYLDEDVYVPADDYSFWNVRNMIFTPRTKKLVGRLGLNGGEFYDGTQYTLDLDADFNLSASLQFSGTYRYDRVEFSTRNQQFSNNIARVKATYMLNTKISLSSFVQYNEGGNIIVTNLRLRYNPRDGNDLYVVFNDLRNADKSGAVPEMPKYLSRTIMLKYTHTFRL
- a CDS encoding alpha-L-arabinofuranosidase C-terminal domain-containing protein produces the protein MIIAALFSGNVSAQENARIKIDIDRQIGAINENIYGNFVEHLGRCVYGGIYDPDSPLSDENGIRTDVLEAAKGLNIPLTRYPGGNFVSNYHWKDGVGPKENRPPRMELAWARLETNQFGTNEFVDYARQLGTEPYFAVNMGTGTIKEAQEWVEYCNVKEGPYYAELRKKHGYPEPHNIKYWSLGNEMDGFWQMGHLNAEDYSKKAREAAKLMRLTDPNIQLIAAGASNFRPNNDPHEWNATVLAELRDVVDYIALHMYVGNHQDNYYNFVSSPLVLEERTQVVKGMIQREMEKANRGDRDPIYIAWDEYNIWYRWRQSETMSGERALEERYNLEDALVIAGFLNAFIRNADIVKMANMAQLVNVIAPIFAEKDGMFKQTIYYPLQLFANNMFGTALDVYVDCETYDTDEFFLGLAEQATQQNDVPYLDVSAAYQNGEVVIGVVNRHLEKTMATDIISQEGLFDGNFEVYEVNGSDIKAENDFDKTNVETEEKAAIKVTKAQQFTYQFPPHSFTLLKGKIVK
- a CDS encoding arabinan endo-1,5-alpha-L-arabinosidase — translated: MKHKIIIFIALLLLTGNVFSQIFVHDPVIAQENDKYYLFCTGLGITSWSSPDMKNWTRDGRVFQETPHWISESLDDFAGHLWAPDVVYHNGEYYLYYSASAFGKNTSCIGVATNKTLDPSDPDFKWTDHGKVIQSIPGRDEWNAIDPAIAFDDNGQPWMAFGSFWNGLKLVKLNDDLKTLAQPEEWYTIAKRQRSLDIDVRDAGDAAIEAPFIFKKNGYYYLFVSFDYCCRGAESTYKIMVGRAKTIQGPYLDKEGKSMNSGGGSLVLKGDDDWYGIGHNAAYTFDGTDYLVCHGYDKHDNGRQKLMIRKIKWDNDDWPIVLETK